One window of Brachionichthys hirsutus isolate HB-005 chromosome 21, CSIRO-AGI_Bhir_v1, whole genome shotgun sequence genomic DNA carries:
- the ptprea gene encoding receptor-type tyrosine-protein phosphatase epsilon, with amino-acid sequence MVPLLFLVATTTTSNSTGGGNHTQDVASPSQHVLPTVLVLSLLLLIIALLAWYFLRLKNQRKAVVTTVDKKIPNGILEEQEFGYSTESLYTVVPPEQQTAVLLPRARSASKTYLPIPVEHLEEEFRLRSADDSKLFREEYNSLPGGNTQGTYEEANKENNQDKNRYPNILPYDHSRVVLTQLDGNPCSDYVNASYIDGFTEKNKFIGAQGPKEDTAADFWRMIWEQKVGTIVMLTNLKERKENKCYQYWPDQGCWTYGSVRVAVDDFTVLVDYTIRNFCIQHQTGDTTKAPRLVTQLHFTSWPDFGVPFSPIGMLKFLKKVKVVNPPCSGPIVVHCSAGVGRTGTFVVIDGMIDMTHAEQKVDVFGFVSKIREQRSQLVQTDMQYSFIYQALLEYYLYGDTELDVSSLEGHLHKLHNTFANGDRVGLEEEFKKLTNMRIMKENMRTGNLPANMKKNRVLQIIPYDFNRVILSMRRGQEFTDYVNASFIDGYRQKDYFIATQGPLPHTVEDFWRMAWEWKCHSIVMLTELQEREQEKCFQYWPSEDPVAYGDYKVELKGDTLCDAFSLRDLVLTFVPEKKTRAIRHFHFHGWPEVGIPTEGKGMIDIIASVQRQQQQSGNHPIAVHCSAGAGRTGTFIALSNILERVKAEGLLDVFQTVKSLRMQRPHMVQTVEQYDFCYKVVQDFVDIFSDYANFK; translated from the exons GTTAAAGAACCAGAGAAAGGCGGTCGTCACAACGGTCGACAAGAAGATTCCGAATGGCATCCTGGAGGAACAAG AGTTTGGCTACAGTACCGAGTCGTTATACACCGTTGTCCCACCAG AGCAGCAGACGGCGGTGCTCCTGCCCAGAGCCCGCTCGGCCTCCAAGACCTACCTCCCCATCCCAGTGgagcacctggaggaggagttcAGGCTCCGCTCCGCCGACGACAGCAAGCTCTTCAGGGAGGAGTACAAC TCCTTGCCGGGGGGTAATACCCAGGGGACGTACGAGGAGGCCAACAAGGAGAACAACCAGGACAAGAACAGATACCCCAACATCCTCCCCT ACGATCATTCCCGAGTGGTGCTGACTCAGCTGGACGGGAATCCGTGTTCAGACTACGTGAATGCTTCTTACATCGAT GGCTTCACGGAAAAGAACAAATTCATAGGAGCACAAG GTCCAAAAGAAGACACGGCAGCAGATTTCTGGAGGATGATATGGGAGCAGAAAGTCGGGACCATCGTCATGCTGACAAAtctgaaagaaaggaaagag AACAAGTGTTACCAGTACTGGCCGGATCAGGGCTGCTGGACCTACGGCAGCGTGAGGGTGGCGGTCGACGACTTCACCGTCCTCGTGGACTACACCATACGGAACTTCTGCATCCAACAT CAAACCGGCGACACCACCAAGGCGCCCAGGCTCGTCACGCAGCTCCATTTCACCAGCTGGCCCGACTTCGGCGTCCCCTTCTCCCCCATCGGCATGCTCAAGTTCCTCAAAAAGGTCAAGGTGGTCAATCCGCCCTGCTCCGGGCCCATTGTGGTCCACTGCAG CGCTGGCGTTGGGAGGACGGGGACGTTCGTCGTCATCGACGGCATGATCGACATGACGCACGCCGAGCAGAAGGTCGACGTGTTCGGCTTCGTCTCCAAGATACGAGAGCAGCGCTCGCAGCTCGTTCAGACAGAC atgcAGTACTCATTCATCTACCAGGCCTTGCTGGAATACTACCTCTACGGAGACACGGAGCTGGACGTGTCGTCTCTGGAAGGACATCTGCACAAACTGCACAACACTTTTGCAAATGGTGACCGGGTCGGCCTCGAGGAGGAATTtaag AAACTGACCAACATGCGAATCATGAAGGAGAACATGAGGACGGGGAACCTTCCCGCCAACATGAAGAAGAACCGGGTTCTCCAAATTATTCCAT ACGACTTCAACAGAGTCATCCTCTCCATGAGGCGGGGTCAGGAGTTCACCGATTACGTCAACGCATCCTTCATAGAC GGCTACAGGCAGAAGGACTACTTCATCGCCACGCAGgggcccctcccacacacagtGGAAGACTTCTGGAGGATGGCGTGGGAGTGGAAATGCCACTCGATTGTAATGCTCACCGAGCTCCAGGAGAGGGAGCAG GAGAAGTGTTTCCAGTATTGGCCCTCAGAGGACCCGGTCGCCTACGGGGACTACAAAGTAGAACTGAAGGGGGACACCTTGTGCGACGCCTTCAGTCTGCGAGACTTGGTACTCACCTTTGTCCCG gaGAAGAAGACGAGGGCGATCAGGCACTTCCACTTCCACGGCTGGCCGGAGGTCGGCATACCGACCGAAGGCAAAGGGATGATCGACATCATCGCGTCggtgcagcggcagcagcagcagtccggGAACCATCCCATCGCCGTGCACTGCAG CGCCGGCGCGGGGAGAACCGGCACGTTCATCGCGCTGAGCAACATCCTGGAGCGGGTGAAAGCGGAGGGCCTGCTGGACGTGTTCCAAACCGTGAAGAGTTTACGCATGCAGAGGCCGCACATGGTCCAAACCGTG GAGCAGTACGACTTCTGCTACAAGGTGGTACAAGACTTTGTCGACATTTTCTCAGACTATGCCAATTTTAAATGA